The following coding sequences are from one Gossypium hirsutum isolate 1008001.06 chromosome A12, Gossypium_hirsutum_v2.1, whole genome shotgun sequence window:
- the LOC121211430 gene encoding uncharacterized protein: protein MNFQTGSGFNSGDNPTNPVIPDLDVAEKEEMRLKSSRQLEERCRWLEKKFKTLENADNRQGIDAKDLSLVPDLVLPHKFKMLEFEKYNGTTCPEAYITMFCRRMTDYRWREVAMQVQLPLLEKETTMLFINTLKAPFITHMIGSTTKSFADIVMAGEMIENAIKSGKIEGKTAKRLAPKRKDNEVNNTNSYNSKAITVSQPRATTVGQQDSQKQGSGSRQNFEKVSFTPILVTYRELYQSLFNAHEIAPFHLKPLQPPYPKWYDANAKCEYYAGISGHLIKNYTSFKKAVERLIKMGVVKFDDTPSTENPLPNHGDQGVNAIGDIGMRRIKEDVAEVRTPMKLVWEEMVKREMIISKEGNRGVKDYCEFHVEEGHEIQEYDEFKALVQSLMDNKELEFYEAGSDEGHICTLEGGPKNQGISRPRIIISLPRNNEVETQIAPKVIIHKPVSFPYKDNKRVPWNYNCNVTMPEKEDIASASKKVRDQGSYTRNGKRYDVEGVRVEPAKAKAFDKEKRAEVLVNEPVKEEEAKEFLKFLKHSEYSVVEQLRKQPARISVLALLLRSEVHREALMKVFNETCVINDISVNKLDRLVSNINADNFIYFNDDEIPPGGMGSAKALHITTRCKGYILPRAVPSSLHQKLKLVADGRLVTINAEEDIIATVTSDAPYVEANEEAIKCSFRSLEFVNTTFISEGNEVPVPRISKTTRMGL from the exons ATGAATTTTCAAACTGGCTCGGGATTTAACTCAGGAGATAATCCTACCAATCCAGTTATCCCTGATTTAGATGTAGCCGAGAAGGAAGAGATGAGACTCAAATCATCAAGGCAATTAGAGGAACGTTGTAGATGGTTAGAGAAGAAATTTAAGACATTAGAAAATGCTGATAATCGTCAGGGAATTGATGCTAAGgacttgagtttggtcccagatttggtgctCCCTCATAAATTCAAGATGCtagaatttgagaagtacaatggaactaCTTGCCCTGAGGCctatatcaccatgttctgtaggcgGATGACTGACTAT agatggagagAAGTTGCCATGCAAGTTCAACTACCGCTTTTAGAGAAGGAGACTACCATGCTATTCATTAACACCTTGAAGGCCCCATTCATTACTCATATGATCGGAAGTACCACCAAAAGCTTTGCtgatatagttatggcaggagaaatgattgagaacgccataaAGAGTGGCAAAATAGAGGGGAAAACGGCTAAAAGATTGGCTCCAAAAAGGAAAGATAATGAGGTGAACAATACGAATAGTTATAATTCGAAGGCAATTACAGTTAGTCAGCCCAGAGCAACTACAGTTGGGCAACAGGATTCCCAAAAGCAAGGATCTGGTTCGAgacaaaattttgaaaaggtcTCATTTACGCCTATCCTGGTGACGTATCGAGAgctttatcaaagtttatttaATGCACATGAAATAGCTCCTTTTCATTTGAAACCATTACAACCCccatatcctaaatggtatgatgcaaatgccaaATGTGAATACTATGCAGGGATATCAGGGCATTTAATCAAAAATTACACTAGTTTTAAAAAGGCAGTAGAAAGACTAATCAAGATGGGGGTCGTAAAATTTGACGACACCCCTAGTACAGAGAACCCGTTGCCAAACCATGGTGATCAAGGGGTAAACGCAATTGGGGACATTGGTATGAGAAGGATTAAAGAGGATGTGGCTGAGGTAAGAACACCAATGAAATTAGTCTGggaagaaatggtgaaaagagAGATGATAATCTCTAAAGAAGGGAATAGAGGGGTTAAGGACTATTGCGAATTCCATGTAGAAGAGGGACACGAGATCCAGGAATATGATGAGTTTAAGGCTTTGGTACAAAGCCttatggataataaggagctggaaTTTTATGAAGCTGGCTCAGATGAGGGACATATATGCACATTAGAAGGCGGACCAAAGAATCAAGGAATCAGCCGGCCAAGGATCATTATTTCTCTACCAAGAAATAATGAAGTTGAAACACAAATAGCACCGAAAGTCATTATTCACAAACCCgtttcctttccttataaggataacaagagGGTACCCTGGAATTATAATTGCAATGTGACAATGCCAGAGAAAGAGGATATAGCTAGTGCTTCTAAGAAGGTTCGAGATCAGGGTTCTTACACACGTAATGGGAAACGTTATGATGTAGAAGGTGTCAGAGTTGAGCCCGCGAAAGCAAAAGCCTTTGACAAAGAAAAAAGGGCTGAAGTACTGGTTAATGAGCcagtgaaggaagaagaagccaaagagtttctaaaattcttaaaacacaGTGAGTACAGCGTGGTTGAACAATTACGcaaacaaccagctcgcatatcAGTATTGGCTTTGCTCCTGAGGTCAGAGGTACATAGGGAAGCATTGATGAAGGTGTTCAATGAGACTTGCGTTATTAATGATATATCTGTCAATAAGTTGGATCGATTGGTTAGTAACATAAATGctgacaattttatttatttcaatgatgatgaaattccacctggaGGCATGGGATCAGCTAAAGCTTTACACATCACCACTCGCTGTAAGGGGTATATATTGCCGA GAGCGGTGCCCTCGTCTTTGCACCAGAAATTGAAGTTAGTAGCGGATGGACGGCTGGTCACCATAAATGCGGAAGAAGATATTATAGCAACAGTTACTAGTGACGCACCCTATGTAGAAGCAAACGAGGAGGCCATTAAGTGCTCTTTTCGTTCCTTAGAATTCGTTAACACAACATTTATTTCAGAGGGGAATGAGGTGCCGGTGCCTAGGATATCCAAAACTACAAGAATGGGTTTGTAG